One Brassica napus cultivar Da-Ae chromosome C2, Da-Ae, whole genome shotgun sequence DNA window includes the following coding sequences:
- the LOC106384161 gene encoding protein IQ-DOMAIN 11 has protein sequence MGKKKGLFTILKRIFISESHSDKKERRRRWTFWKLKVNKRLPSITAPPENGTRHEEHKEESVSDVDEVSQVSCSGQLDSIEKIVTGDLVAQYQMFLNGEEEVLASTRIQTAFRGYLARKALRALKGIVKLQAYIRGRSVRRQAMTTLKRLQSVMNIQSQVCGKRTQLPRCNQRDYDEDCKKMFSDNILKVDTNGHKRWDDSLLTKEEAKAVVMSKKEAELRRERIKEYAVTHRKSVESYQRRSSWLEEWVGIQRTKSKELEDLNLSLKPKPKPKDEMLNKTPRRFLTKNNNNHRRQVSISEEKEQNPGGAVAVVTPTYMVATESAKAKSRSLMSSPRIRSRSFDTQLESYSPYKNKMCLKSSVMNHTLLTSYTYD, from the exons ATGGGAAAGAAGAAGGGATTATTCACTATATTGAAAAGGATTTTTATTTCAGAATCTCACTCAGATAag aaagagaggagaagaagatggacATTTTGGAAGCTTAAGGTTAATAAAAGATTACCTTCCATTACAGCACCTCCAGAGAACGGGACAAGACACGAGGAACACAAGGAGGAAAGTGTGTCAGACGTGGATGAAGTCAGCCAAGTATCCTGTAGTGGACAGTTAGATTCCATAGAAAAAATAGTAACTGGTGATCTGGTGGCCCAGTATCAAATGTTTCTAAACGGAGAGGAAGAAGTTCTTGCTTCTACTCGGATTCAGACAGCTTTCCGAGGTTATCTT GCAAGGAAAGCACTACGTGCGTTGAAGGGAATAGTGAAGCTCCAAGCATACATTAGAGGTCGTTCCGTGAGACGCCAAGCAATGACTACACTAAAACGGTTGCAATCTGTTATGAACATTCAGTCGCAGGTCTGCGGTAAGCGAACACAACTTCCCCGATGTAATCAAAGAGATTATGACGAAGACTGCAAGAAGATGTTCAGCGACAACATACTCAAG GTGGACACAAACGGTCACAAGAGATGGGACGATAGTCTTTTAACAAAGGAAGAGGCCAAAGCCGTGGTCATGAGCAAGAAAGAAGCTGAGCTAAGAAGGGAAAGGATCAAAGAATATGCAGTCACCCACCGG AAATCCGTAGAGTCGTACCAGAGACGGAGTAGCTGGTTGGAGGAATGGGTAGGTATACAAAGAACCAAGAGCAAGGAGCTTGAAGATCTCAACTTGTctttaaaaccaaaaccaaaaccaaaggATGAGATGCTGAACAAAACTCCAAGAAGATTTttgactaaaaataataataatcatagAAGACAAGTTTCGATAAGTGAAGAGAAGGAACAGAACCCTGGTGGTGCGGTCGCTGTCGTTACACCAACTTATATGGTTGCAACAGAGTCAGCAAAGGCAAAGTCAAGATCTCTCATGAGCTCCCCGAGGATAAGATCGAGAAGTTTTGACACGCAGTTAGAGAGTTACTCCCCGTATAAGAACAAGATGTGCCTAAAGAGTTCGGTAATGAATCATACGTTATTAACATCCTATACATATGACTAG